In the Salarias fasciatus chromosome 13, fSalaFa1.1, whole genome shotgun sequence genome, one interval contains:
- the efemp1 gene encoding EGF-containing fibulin-like extracellular matrix protein 1, protein MLGICVCLCAVFTHVLSQEAEEPISYTCTEGYEYDRVREQCRDIDECALLPDACKGGMQCINHFGGYLCLPKSAVILITKEGEQAVPRDPVPPAPALPANPPPFTQVISGGNSGSSSTVSRTTRCTPGFTADEQNMCRDIDECATGRNTCGSEQTCFNTIGSYACQCPPGYQKNGDRCVDRDECVSSHYCMHRCVNTQGSYYCECNAGHKLASNNHSCVDVNECEAQSPCQHHCYNLIGSFLCQCEQGYELAPDMVSCQDIDECSLSSYMCQYQCVNNPGSYFCECPQGYQLQGTRLCQDINECETGTHNCQDDEMCWNYYGGFRCYPRNPCEAPYIQTSENRCICRSQNDCQGLSPSIVYKYMSIQADRTVPADIFQIQATNIYTNTHNTFRIKSGNEAGEFFLRRSSNVSAMLVLTKPLSGPREYIVDLEMVTHHLTMNYRSSSVLRLTIIVGPYAF, encoded by the exons ATGCTGGGAATCTGCGTGTGTCTTTGTGCGGTTTTCACTCACGTTCTGTCTCAGGAGGCTGAGGAGCCCATCTCCTACACA TGTACAGAAGGGTATGAGTATGACAGAGTCAGAGAGCAATGCAGAG ACATTGACGAGTGTGCCCTATTACCCGACGCCTGCAAAGGAGGGATGCAGTGTATTAATCACTTTGGTGGATACCTCTGCCTTCCCAAGAGCGCCGTCATCCTTATCACTAAGGAGGGTGAGCAGGCGGTGCCTCGTGACCCCGTTCCTCCTGCTCCCGCTCTTCCAGCAAACCCGCCTCCGTTCACACAGGTGATTTCAGGAGGGAACAGTGGCAGCTCCTCGACGGTGAGCCGGACCACTCGCTGTACCCCCGGATTCACTGCCGATGAGCAGAACATGTGCAGAG ACATAGACGAATGCGCGACGGGCAGAAACACTTGTGGCTCTGAACAGACGTGCTTCAACACCATCGGCTCCTACGCCTGCCAGTGTCCTCCGGGCTACCAGAAGAATGGAGATCGCTGCGTCG ACAGAGACGAGTGCGTCTCAAGCCACTACTGCATGCACAGATGTGTGAACACCCAGGGCTCCTACTACTGCGAGTGCAACGCAGGTCACAAGTTGGCCAGCAACAACCACAGCTGTGTCG ATGTGAATGAGTGTGAGGCGCAGAGTCCCTGTCAGCATCACTGCTACAACCTGATCGGCTCCTTCCTCTGTCAGTGTGAGCAGGGCTACGAGCTGGCACCAGACATGGTCTCCTGTCAAG ACATCGATGAATGCAGCCTGTCCAGCTACATGTGTCAGTACCAGTGTGTGAACAACCCGGGAAGTTACTTCTGTGAGTGTCCTCAAGGGTATCAGCTCCAGGGAACCAGGCTGTGTCAAG ATATAAATGAGTGTGAGACAGGGACTCATAACTGCCAAGATGATGAAATGTGCTGGAACTATTACGGAGGCTTCCGCTGCTATCCCAGAAACCCCTGCGAGGCGCCTTACATCCAAACCTCCGAAAA CCGCTGCATCTGTCGCTCTCAGAACGACTGCCAAGGCCTCTCGCCCTCCATCGTCTACAAATACATGAGCATCCAGGCGGACCGCACCGTGCCGGCAGACATCTTCCAGATCCAGGCCACCAACAtatacaccaacacacacaacaccttCAGGATCAAGTCTGGGAACGAGGCGGGAGAGTTTTTCCTTCGA cgttCCAGTAACGTGAGTGCCATGCTGGTGCTCACCAAGCCTTTGTCAGGCCCCCGGGAGTACATTGTGGACCTGGAGATGGTCACTCACCATCTGACCATGAACTACCGCTCCAGCTCAGTGCTGCGGCTCACCATCATCGTGGGACCCTACGCCTTCTGA